A genomic segment from Elusimicrobiota bacterium encodes:
- the serS gene encoding serine--tRNA ligase yields the protein MLDLKFLRSNPGSARAALKDRGGRYLPALEKVLETDALWRGLLAETEDLRSKRNEVSKKIQVFKLAKNEAEVALAMAEANTVKAAIKEREDRLSFLEQELNTLLLGVPNLPHESVVRGAGPEDNKEVFADASNRREFSFKPLDHHAIGEKLGILDFETATRLSGARFALLKGAGARLERAIISLMLDVHTLEHGYTEIFPPFLVNAQTMTGTGQLPKFEEELYKTASEPPMYLIPTAEVPLTNMHRGDILKEEDLPKRFAAYSACFRQEAGSYGKDTRGLIRNHQFNKVELVWLTKPEESMAALLSLRSDAEKILKLLKIPYRVLELCTGDMGFSSAKTYDLEVWMPGENRFREISSCSNCLDFQARRINIRFKRAGAGKTEFVHTLNGSGLAVGRTFAAILENYQREDGSVAVPEALRKYMCCETL from the coding sequence ATGCTTGACCTTAAATTTCTGCGTTCCAATCCCGGATCCGCCAGGGCCGCCCTCAAAGACAGGGGCGGGCGTTACCTTCCGGCGCTTGAGAAGGTTCTTGAAACCGACGCCCTGTGGCGCGGCCTGCTCGCCGAAACCGAGGACCTGCGCTCAAAGCGCAACGAGGTTTCAAAAAAAATACAGGTGTTTAAACTCGCCAAAAACGAGGCTGAAGTCGCGCTCGCGATGGCCGAGGCCAACACTGTTAAAGCGGCCATAAAAGAAAGGGAGGACCGGCTCTCCTTCCTTGAACAAGAGCTGAATACCCTGCTTTTAGGCGTGCCGAACCTCCCTCATGAAAGCGTGGTCAGGGGCGCGGGCCCTGAAGACAATAAAGAAGTGTTCGCGGACGCGTCAAACCGGCGCGAGTTCTCTTTCAAGCCGCTTGACCATCACGCCATCGGAGAGAAACTGGGAATACTCGATTTTGAAACCGCCACCAGGCTTTCGGGCGCGCGCTTCGCCCTCCTGAAAGGCGCGGGCGCCCGCCTTGAGCGCGCCATCATTTCGCTGATGCTTGATGTCCACACCCTTGAGCACGGTTATACCGAAATTTTCCCGCCTTTCCTTGTGAACGCGCAAACCATGACCGGCACCGGCCAGTTGCCCAAGTTTGAAGAGGAACTTTATAAAACAGCTTCCGAGCCGCCGATGTATCTTATCCCCACGGCGGAGGTCCCGCTTACCAACATGCACAGGGGAGACATCCTTAAAGAAGAAGATCTGCCTAAGCGCTTTGCCGCCTACAGCGCCTGTTTCAGGCAGGAGGCGGGTTCCTACGGCAAGGACACCCGGGGGCTTATACGCAACCACCAGTTCAACAAAGTGGAGCTGGTGTGGCTGACAAAACCCGAAGAGTCCATGGCGGCCCTGCTGAGCCTCCGCTCCGACGCCGAAAAAATACTTAAACTCCTTAAGATCCCTTACCGCGTTCTGGAACTATGTACCGGCGATATGGGCTTTTCCTCGGCTAAAACCTACGACCTTGAAGTCTGGATGCCGGGCGAAAACCGTTTCAGGGAAATTTCCTCCTGTTCCAACTGCCTGGATTTCCAGGCGCGGCGTATAAACATCCGTTTTAAGCGCGCGGGCGCCGGTAAAACGGAATTTGTTCATACGCTCAACGGCTCGGGCCTGGCCGTGGGCCGCACTTTCGCGGCCATACTTGAAAATTACCAGCGGGAAGACGGCTCCGTTGCCGTGCCGGAGGCGCTGCGCAAATACATGTGCTGTGAAACCTTATGA
- a CDS encoding response regulator: MKVLIVEDNVLTRYTIKSLLKRLGHKVVGEAGDFAEAVSCFMESKPDVVFLDLILPGKSGVEILEELRKIDPKPKIVIITAVEQEEIDRQLSGKGADAIMRKPFSFEEFKDLLKAIA, from the coding sequence ATGAAAGTGTTGATAGTTGAAGACAATGTGCTTACGCGCTATACCATTAAATCCCTGCTGAAAAGGCTGGGCCACAAGGTGGTCGGCGAAGCCGGGGATTTCGCGGAAGCGGTGAGCTGTTTCATGGAGTCGAAACCGGACGTGGTGTTTTTAGACCTCATTCTGCCGGGCAAGTCCGGGGTGGAGATACTTGAGGAATTGCGCAAGATCGACCCGAAGCCCAAAATAGTCATTATTACCGCCGTGGAGCAGGAGGAAATAGACCGGCAGCTTTCCGGCAAGGGAGCTGACGCCATAATGCGCAAACCTTTCTCTTTTGAAGAGTTTAAGGATCTATTGAAAGCCATCGCCTGA
- a CDS encoding response regulator yields the protein MKVLIVDDNELARYIIRSMLDKLGHEVVGEAGDSAEAVRHFTRLNPDVVFLDLILPGKSGVEIFDELRKINPKPKIVILTGVEQEEIDRKLSEKGADAIMHKPFSYAEFKKLLKSIA from the coding sequence ATGAAAGTCTTGATAGTTGACGACAACGAGCTTGCGCGCTATATTATCAGATCCATGCTGGACAAGCTGGGCCACGAGGTGGTGGGCGAAGCCGGGGACTCCGCGGAAGCGGTGCGGCACTTCACCAGGTTAAACCCTGACGTGGTGTTTTTGGACCTTATCCTGCCGGGCAAATCCGGGGTGGAGATATTTGACGAATTGCGCAAGATCAACCCGAAGCCTAAAATAGTCATTCTCACCGGAGTGGAGCAGGAGGAAATAGACCGGAAGCTTTCCGAAAAGGGAGCCGACGCTATAATGCACAAACCTTTCTCTTACGCGGAGTTTAAAAAATTACTGAAAAGCATCGCCTGA
- the metK gene encoding methionine adenosyltransferase, whose amino-acid sequence MNFKGKRLVSSESVTEGHPDKVCDQISDAVLDEIMKKDPAGRVACETFITRGLVVVGGEITTKTYVDVDTLARQVIKDIGYTHAKYGFNYETCAVVNVIGRQSPDIAQGVDTGGAGDQGLMVGYACDETQEFMPMSLVLAHRLSMRLAEVRKKNILDYLGPDGKSQVTVEYVDGRPRRIETVVLSSQHTEDILDKTGMHITETSKREIIETVALPVLDKNLLDKDTRFLINPTGKFLVGGPQSDTGVTGRKIIVDTYGGVAPHGGGAFSGKDSTKVDRSAAYMARYVAKNIVAAGLARECTLQVAYAIGVAEPVGLYVDTHGSGVISDEKLAKIVLNSFDFTPRGIIRYLKLREPVFRKTASYGHFGRMDVKFEWEKINAAEMLRKKAMSGVKIRVAARA is encoded by the coding sequence ATGAACTTCAAGGGGAAAAGGCTGGTAAGCTCGGAATCGGTGACGGAAGGACACCCGGACAAGGTCTGCGACCAGATTTCGGACGCGGTGCTGGACGAGATAATGAAAAAAGATCCGGCGGGCCGCGTGGCCTGCGAAACTTTCATCACCAGGGGCCTCGTGGTGGTGGGCGGCGAAATTACGACCAAAACCTATGTGGATGTGGATACCCTGGCGCGCCAGGTTATAAAGGACATCGGCTATACCCACGCCAAGTACGGATTTAACTACGAAACCTGCGCGGTGGTAAATGTTATAGGCCGCCAGTCCCCCGATATCGCCCAGGGAGTGGATACCGGCGGAGCCGGCGACCAGGGTCTGATGGTCGGGTATGCCTGCGATGAAACCCAGGAGTTCATGCCCATGTCGCTGGTGCTGGCGCACCGCTTGAGCATGCGGCTCGCGGAAGTACGGAAGAAAAATATTCTGGATTATCTGGGACCCGACGGCAAATCCCAGGTGACCGTGGAGTATGTGGACGGCAGGCCGAGGCGCATTGAAACCGTGGTGCTTTCTTCGCAGCACACCGAGGATATCCTTGACAAGACCGGCATGCACATCACCGAGACCTCCAAGCGCGAGATCATTGAAACGGTGGCCCTGCCGGTGCTTGATAAAAACCTGCTGGATAAAGACACCCGGTTCCTGATAAATCCGACCGGTAAGTTCCTGGTGGGCGGCCCGCAGTCCGACACCGGCGTGACCGGCAGAAAGATCATAGTGGACACCTACGGCGGCGTGGCCCCGCACGGCGGCGGCGCTTTCTCCGGCAAAGACTCGACCAAAGTCGACCGCTCGGCCGCCTACATGGCGCGCTATGTGGCAAAAAATATAGTAGCCGCGGGCCTGGCCCGGGAGTGCACCCTGCAGGTTGCCTACGCGATCGGCGTGGCGGAACCCGTGGGGCTTTATGTGGACACCCACGGCAGCGGCGTGATCTCGGATGAGAAGCTTGCAAAAATAGTGCTGAACTCTTTTGATTTCACGCCCCGCGGCATAATAAGATATCTTAAACTGCGCGAGCCCGTCTTCAGAAAAACCGCCTCTTACGGCCATTTCGGACGCATGGACGTGAAGTTTGAGTGGGAAAAAATCAACGCCGCCGAAATGCTCAGAAAAAAAGCCATGAGCGGAGTGAAAATCCGCGTCGCGGCGAGGGCATAA
- a CDS encoding YncE family protein, with product MKRKLLKTVCFICALASVAAVNAAGPGYRVIKKIKLGGEGRWDYLTVDGAARRLYISRATHVMVVDIEKNKLAGDIPDTPGVHGIAIAPALNRGFTSNGKADSATIFDLTTLKVLGQVKTGGNPDSILFDPATNRVFTFNGKSHDTTVIDASSGTVVATIALGGKPEFPAADGEGRVYVNMEDTSEVVELDSRNLTITKRYPLKPCEEPSGMGFDKKNRRIFSGCDNKIMTVLDANEGKVIAAVPIGEDVDGNAFDPETGFIFSANGDGTFTIAREISPGKFEVVQTVPTRKGTRTMAIDPKTHNIYLPSAKFLPVKADKDGKTPKPQPTKDSFTLLVVGK from the coding sequence ATGAAAAGAAAGTTGCTGAAAACAGTATGTTTTATCTGCGCGCTGGCGTCTGTCGCGGCGGTTAACGCGGCGGGCCCCGGCTACCGCGTGATAAAGAAGATCAAGCTGGGCGGTGAAGGCCGCTGGGATTATCTTACCGTGGACGGCGCGGCCCGGCGTTTGTATATTTCCAGAGCCACGCATGTGATGGTAGTGGATATAGAGAAAAATAAGCTGGCGGGAGATATACCCGATACTCCGGGTGTGCACGGGATAGCTATCGCTCCCGCGTTAAACAGGGGCTTTACCAGCAACGGCAAAGCGGACAGCGCCACCATTTTTGACCTGACGACTTTAAAAGTGCTCGGCCAGGTAAAGACCGGCGGCAATCCGGACTCAATTCTCTTCGACCCGGCCACGAACAGGGTTTTCACGTTCAACGGCAAGAGCCATGATACCACGGTGATTGACGCTTCTTCAGGAACCGTCGTAGCCACTATCGCGCTTGGCGGCAAGCCGGAATTTCCCGCGGCGGATGGAGAAGGCCGGGTTTATGTGAACATGGAAGATACCAGCGAGGTGGTTGAACTTGACAGCCGGAACCTTACGATTACAAAACGCTATCCTCTGAAGCCTTGCGAGGAGCCGTCGGGAATGGGTTTTGACAAAAAGAACCGCAGAATATTCTCCGGCTGCGACAATAAAATAATGACCGTACTGGACGCCAATGAAGGCAAAGTTATAGCCGCCGTACCTATCGGCGAAGACGTAGACGGCAACGCTTTTGACCCTGAAACCGGTTTTATCTTCAGCGCGAACGGGGACGGGACTTTTACTATAGCCCGGGAAATTTCACCCGGCAAGTTTGAGGTTGTTCAGACAGTGCCCACCAGGAAAGGCACCCGCACCATGGCGATCGACCCTAAAACCCATAACATCTATCTGCCGTCCGCCAAATTCCTGCCGGTCAAAGCCGACAAAGACGGAAAAACGCCCAAACCCCAGCCGACAAAGGACAGTTTTACCCTGCTGGTGGTGGGAAAATAA
- a CDS encoding metallophosphoesterase: MKAIILPTVFQILFLILPAAAQDLSSSTAVVYGDSRTGHEIHKKIVAGILRWKPAAVFHVGDFVGKDKNLNEWARFREITAELRNKTDFFPARGNHEGNGKNYFRQLEIPGNKKWYSLDRNGINFIILDSESALGKGSEQYNWLAAQLSTSSGKNLFTAVIMHIPVFTSGKHGSDRELAASLVPLFEKYGVDIVFAGHDHDYERLYKDGVCYIVTGGGGAPLYDLKKKNPYSQLFLKKYNYCVLSVSEDGLSINVFDEENKRLDSFIVPKRKARGEKAEVNRAQAQ; the protein is encoded by the coding sequence ATGAAAGCGATTATACTGCCGACGGTGTTTCAGATCTTGTTCTTAATTCTTCCGGCCGCCGCGCAGGATCTATCCTCCTCGACGGCGGTCGTTTACGGGGACAGCAGGACAGGCCATGAAATCCACAAAAAAATAGTGGCCGGAATCCTCCGCTGGAAACCCGCCGCCGTTTTTCATGTGGGGGACTTCGTCGGCAAAGACAAAAATCTCAATGAGTGGGCCCGGTTCCGCGAAATAACCGCGGAATTAAGGAACAAAACGGATTTCTTTCCCGCGAGGGGCAACCACGAGGGCAACGGCAAGAACTATTTCCGGCAGTTGGAAATTCCCGGCAACAAGAAATGGTATTCGCTGGACAGGAACGGGATCAATTTTATTATTCTGGATTCGGAAAGCGCGCTCGGGAAAGGTTCGGAACAATACAACTGGCTTGCAGCGCAATTATCAACCTCTTCCGGCAAAAATCTCTTTACCGCTGTCATTATGCATATTCCGGTTTTCACCTCAGGCAAACACGGCTCCGACCGGGAACTGGCGGCCTCTCTGGTCCCGTTATTTGAAAAATACGGAGTGGACATAGTATTTGCCGGCCACGACCACGATTATGAACGGCTGTACAAAGACGGCGTTTGTTATATAGTAACGGGCGGAGGCGGCGCCCCGCTTTACGACCTCAAAAAGAAGAATCCATACAGCCAGCTGTTTCTTAAAAAATACAATTATTGCGTGCTTTCCGTTTCTGAAGACGGTCTTTCCATAAACGTATTTGACGAGGAAAACAAGCGATTGGATTCGTTTATCGTGCCAAAACGCAAAGCGCGCGGGGAAAAGGCGGAAGTGAACCGCGCCCAGGCGCAGTAA
- a CDS encoding MFS transporter encodes MKLKVPRVSPELLALIGEGFLSRLSFGIVSFALPLYAYHLGMSMTAIGVLFGVNAVAEVSLKPFMSRFADRFGFKPSLSLAIAARSALALMLAFAGAPWQLYGIRLLHGMIESLRDPAINSMLAERGGEKSVASAFSWYWTARYTASAIGKTAAGLLLAWTVSNYKFVFLCAFALSVLPLYVVLRYTKEQPRSNPPEKAASGPEPARARSPKVPILTFAGFGFLITSTSAMLNSLFPLLATKYAHLSEAQTGLIFGVSTTLMLVSGPLFGWLSDNVSRKLVLLIRSASNTISSLLYLIFPTLAGVAVGKVVDDMGKAAFRPAWGAMMAKISGADRARRAQTIGTMTIGENLGETLGPVMGGFLWNTYGVACLLIARAVLALSAELYAIFIIDPHITPSGELKEERGVLGRAQAQ; translated from the coding sequence ATGAAATTAAAAGTGCCGCGCGTTTCGCCTGAACTCCTGGCGCTTATCGGCGAGGGATTTCTGTCGCGGCTGAGTTTCGGAATCGTCAGTTTCGCCCTGCCTTTATACGCCTATCACCTTGGCATGAGCATGACCGCCATCGGCGTTTTGTTCGGCGTTAACGCCGTGGCGGAAGTTTCCCTGAAACCGTTTATGAGCCGGTTTGCGGACCGCTTCGGTTTCAAACCAAGCCTGAGCCTGGCCATCGCAGCCAGAAGCGCGCTCGCATTAATGCTGGCATTCGCCGGCGCGCCGTGGCAGCTCTACGGCATACGCCTGCTGCATGGCATGATAGAATCCCTGCGCGACCCGGCCATAAACTCCATGCTGGCTGAACGCGGCGGAGAGAAATCCGTGGCGTCCGCTTTTTCATGGTATTGGACCGCGCGCTACACCGCCAGCGCCATCGGCAAGACTGCGGCCGGGCTGCTGCTGGCCTGGACCGTCTCCAACTATAAATTTGTTTTTCTCTGCGCTTTCGCCCTGTCTGTATTGCCTTTATACGTGGTGCTGCGCTATACCAAAGAGCAGCCCCGTTCAAATCCTCCGGAAAAAGCCGCTTCCGGTCCTGAGCCGGCGCGGGCCCGCTCCCCCAAGGTCCCCATACTGACTTTCGCGGGTTTCGGGTTCCTGATTACCAGCACCAGCGCGATGCTGAACTCGCTCTTCCCGCTTTTAGCGACCAAGTACGCGCATCTAAGTGAAGCCCAGACCGGCCTGATTTTCGGGGTTTCAACCACTCTCATGCTGGTTTCAGGCCCGCTTTTCGGTTGGCTTTCCGATAATGTCAGCCGCAAGCTTGTGCTTCTTATCCGGAGCGCCTCAAACACTATTTCTTCTTTGCTTTATTTGATCTTCCCCACGCTGGCGGGCGTGGCGGTGGGCAAGGTTGTGGACGACATGGGCAAGGCGGCGTTCCGCCCCGCCTGGGGCGCCATGATGGCAAAGATATCGGGAGCGGACCGCGCCCGCCGCGCCCAAACCATCGGCACTATGACCATCGGCGAAAACCTTGGCGAGACGCTCGGCCCGGTCATGGGCGGGTTCCTGTGGAACACATACGGCGTAGCCTGCCTGCTGATCGCCCGCGCGGTTCTGGCTTTAAGCGCCGAGCTTTATGCGATATTTATTATTGACCCGCACATAACCCCTTCAGGCGAGCTCAAGGAAGAGCGCGGCGTTCTTGGCCGCGCCCAGGCGCAGTAA
- a CDS encoding ATP-grasp domain-containing protein, whose protein sequence is MRLCFMTARRDPPVPSQIVLDASEILSRKGYQVESEIAEEMLTRLDDIKTENTLYLLKSYTDLALSLAGVLYGLGARILNPYPSCAACRNKIISLHYLRAGGIPAPRSWITGDMGLLIPLVKQTPLIVKPCMGWRGIGIKVVRTPEEVKALPAPQGPVLIQEFLEGTGEDLRLYVAGERVFAIRKPFSTTSYSVPGRSCPVTPEERDIALRCGKAFGLGLYGLDLIETPRGLSVVDVNCFPGYKGAPNAAQAVADYIESYAAGKISLALPSPGSGR, encoded by the coding sequence ATGCGGCTTTGTTTCATGACGGCAAGGCGGGATCCGCCTGTGCCCAGCCAGATCGTCCTGGATGCTTCGGAGATATTGTCCCGGAAGGGCTACCAGGTAGAGAGCGAGATAGCCGAGGAAATGCTGACGCGGCTGGACGATATTAAAACGGAAAACACTCTCTATCTTCTTAAATCCTACACCGACCTGGCCCTCAGTCTTGCGGGGGTGCTTTACGGGCTGGGGGCCAGGATCCTTAATCCCTACCCTTCCTGCGCCGCCTGCCGTAATAAAATAATCTCGCTTCACTATCTGCGCGCCGGAGGCATCCCCGCCCCGCGTTCCTGGATTACCGGGGATATGGGTCTTCTCATTCCGCTCGTCAAACAGACTCCGCTCATCGTCAAGCCCTGTATGGGATGGCGGGGGATAGGCATTAAAGTGGTGCGGACCCCGGAAGAGGTCAAAGCGCTGCCCGCTCCGCAGGGCCCCGTGCTTATCCAGGAGTTCCTTGAAGGAACCGGAGAGGATCTGCGGCTTTATGTCGCGGGAGAGCGGGTTTTCGCCATACGCAAACCATTTTCCACCACCAGCTATTCGGTGCCCGGACGGTCATGCCCGGTCACTCCGGAGGAACGCGACATAGCCCTGCGCTGCGGTAAGGCCTTCGGCCTCGGCCTTTACGGGTTGGATCTAATTGAGACGCCGCGCGGACTTTCAGTAGTGGATGTCAACTGCTTCCCCGGCTATAAAGGCGCGCCGAACGCGGCCCAGGCCGTGGCGGATTATATAGAAAGTTACGCCGCGGGAAAAATTTCTCTGGCCCTCCCTTCCCCCGGGAGCGGCAGATGA
- a CDS encoding ATP-grasp domain-containing protein: MKIGIIMSRKAADRKSIVMPEVVRLLTEYGVQVEIIYPEDHLNRLCQLRPVNDLYVLKDTGDMGLGLAGILHAAGAAIINPYPASVILRDKIASTGVLKAAQLPVPDTFVTSELHQLAYLLKDGPLVIKPYRGKDGQGVRVVREESELVHPLDRRREPVFAQRYRKPDGPDHKLYVIDGQVFGVLRKWPAATYKEKLGVPLTVTPALRNYALRCGEAFGVKIFGLDVVISKGEPYIVDVQSFPGFKGVPDAALRLADYIYHVGRQVLNKKT; this comes from the coding sequence ATGAAGATAGGCATAATCATGTCGCGTAAGGCGGCGGACCGCAAAAGTATCGTAATGCCGGAAGTGGTGCGGCTGCTCACGGAATACGGCGTGCAGGTGGAAATTATCTACCCGGAGGACCATCTTAACCGTCTGTGTCAGCTGCGCCCCGTTAACGACCTTTACGTGCTCAAAGATACCGGCGATATGGGCCTGGGACTTGCCGGTATCCTCCACGCAGCCGGGGCCGCGATCATTAACCCTTATCCGGCTTCCGTTATCCTCCGCGATAAGATCGCCTCCACCGGGGTTCTCAAGGCCGCGCAGCTGCCGGTGCCCGATACCTTTGTGACATCGGAATTGCATCAGCTCGCTTATTTGCTGAAAGACGGGCCGCTGGTCATCAAGCCGTATCGCGGAAAAGACGGGCAAGGGGTGCGGGTGGTGAGAGAGGAGAGCGAACTTGTCCATCCGTTAGACCGCCGTCGGGAACCGGTTTTCGCCCAGCGCTACCGCAAGCCGGACGGGCCGGACCACAAGCTGTATGTGATAGACGGGCAGGTGTTCGGGGTGCTGCGCAAATGGCCCGCCGCCACTTACAAGGAAAAACTCGGCGTCCCCTTGACGGTTACGCCCGCCCTGCGTAATTACGCCCTTCGCTGCGGCGAGGCTTTCGGCGTCAAGATTTTCGGGCTGGATGTCGTTATCAGTAAAGGCGAACCCTACATAGTGGATGTGCAGAGTTTCCCCGGGTTTAAAGGGGTGCCGGACGCCGCGCTCCGGCTGGCGGATTATATTTACCATGTGGGCCGTCAGGTATTAAATAAAAAGACGTGA
- a CDS encoding ATP-grasp domain-containing protein, translated as MRIGILVEKRYLSQAQPGGLIAALRAAGHETICLDPEASAYALEDSRWTENLDLIVARGRSLHLLCLLGWAEARGVRVINRRSAIASVHNKADMAVLLAGARLPTPQTFLGPVQELYKTIPSSAYPIILKPIFGDNSRGLRLVHSPEEMKLVEWPEPVALAQHFIVNDGHDLKLYGIGDEICAVRKPSPFGLAVNEGVGGGKSRAAKVELVPLTTGLEDLGRSLRRLFGLELYGVDCIETPEGPVVIEVNEFPNYTGVPDADRRLADYVTRAGGEKAHI; from the coding sequence ATGCGCATAGGAATTCTAGTTGAGAAACGGTATCTTTCCCAGGCCCAGCCGGGCGGCTTGATCGCGGCTCTGCGCGCCGCGGGCCATGAGACGATTTGTCTTGACCCTGAGGCCTCGGCTTACGCGCTGGAAGACAGCCGGTGGACTGAAAACCTGGATCTTATAGTGGCGCGCGGCCGCAGTTTGCATCTTCTCTGCCTGCTTGGCTGGGCTGAAGCGCGCGGAGTGCGCGTCATAAATCGGCGTTCCGCAATCGCCTCCGTTCATAACAAAGCCGATATGGCGGTGCTATTGGCCGGGGCCCGTCTCCCCACGCCTCAGACATTCCTCGGGCCGGTTCAGGAACTGTATAAAACTATTCCGTCCTCCGCCTACCCGATCATCCTCAAACCGATCTTCGGCGACAACAGCCGCGGTCTTCGTCTTGTGCACTCCCCGGAAGAAATGAAGCTGGTTGAATGGCCCGAGCCGGTTGCTTTAGCGCAGCATTTTATAGTCAATGACGGCCATGACCTCAAGCTTTACGGTATCGGGGACGAGATCTGCGCGGTGCGCAAACCTTCGCCTTTCGGCCTTGCAGTCAATGAAGGCGTTGGCGGCGGGAAAAGCCGCGCGGCGAAAGTTGAGCTTGTGCCGCTGACTACCGGGCTGGAAGATTTAGGCCGCAGTCTGCGGCGACTGTTCGGCCTGGAGCTCTACGGAGTGGACTGTATTGAAACTCCGGAAGGCCCTGTTGTAATTGAAGTGAATGAGTTCCCAAATTATACCGGCGTGCCTGACGCTGACCGGCGGCTGGCTGATTATGTAACCCGCGCGGGAGGAGAAAAGGCGCATATATGA